AGAGCTAGGCTATGGTCATATCGTCCGCTCTGCTATTTTCGAACAAAACTATACCTATGATGGCAGTGATTTGGGGGCAACTTATAGCCCGCAGTCCACAAGCTTCAAACTCTGGGCACCTATCTCCAAGCAGGTATTTTTAGTCCTTGAGGGGACACCATATGCCATGACAAAGGGTTCAAAAGGTGTCTGGCAGGTCACAGTAGAGGGTGATTTGGACAGTCAAAGCTACCACTATCTCCACAAAGTCAATGGCGAGTGGATTTCTGTTCATGACCCCTACGCCCTTTCATCCCAGGCAAACTCTGGCGATAGCTATGTCATCAACCCAAATAAACTCCACAAGGTTCGTCGCGCCAAGACCCAACGACCGATTTCTCAAGCTATTGTCTATGAAATGAGTGTCCGCGACTTCTCTTGGCAGACAGAAGCTGGCTTCAAACACCGTAGCCAATTCCTCGGTCTGACCGAATCACCTGTCTTAGACGGTATGAAACTGGGGATGGACTATATCAAAAACCTGGGCGTTACCCATATTCAACTCCTACCTGTTTATGATTTTGGAAGTATAGATGAAAATAAACCCCAAGCTGTTTATAACTGGGGCTACGACCCTATGCAATACAACCTGCCAGAAGGCTCCTTCTCCAGCCTACCAGATGATCCCTATGCCCGCATTCTAGAACTCCAAGAGGCCATTCAAGCCTATCACGATGCCGATATTTCCGTCAATATGGACGTTGTTTACAACCATGTTTATCATGCTGAGAAATACGCATTTGAGCTAATCGTCCCTGGTTATTTCTACCGTTACAACGAGCATGGTATGCGGACAGATGGAACCTTTTGCGGCAACGATGTCGCTAGCGAACGCAGCATGGTCCGTAACTACATCAAGCAATCCCTCCGCCAATGGACCAGTATCTATGGTTTTGATGGCTTCCGTTTCGACTTGATGGGCATTTTGGACAGCCAAACCATCAACCAAATCCAAGAAGAATTGTCAGCCATTCATCCAAATATCTATCTCTATGGCGAAGGTTGGAAGATGGCAACTGGTCTAGACTATGAAAAACTGGCCCACCAGTACAATGCAGACCAGCTCCCAGAAGTGAGTTTCTTCAACGATGACTATCGTGATACCTTTAAGAAACTATTGCTCAACCCTACCCGTCTAGTTGACAAACAACTACACGAAAAAGTGCAACATCTCCTGACTGGAAGCCGCTACAGCCACTTCATCACACCGCAACAGTCACTTAACTACATCGAGTGTCATGACAATGCGACTGCCTTTGACTACTTCCATATTGAACATCCCGACTGGACACCTCAGCAACAAAAACGAGCTGCTAGCTTTGGTCTACAATTGGTCCTCATTTCTCAAGGGATGGCCTTTATCCATAGCGGACAAGAATTCTTCCGTACCAAAGATGAGATTGATAATAGCTACAATATTCCGGATAGAATCAATCGCCTAGACTGGACACGGGCAATTCGTTATAAGGAACATATTCAATTTATTCAAGAGTTAATTGCCTTCCGGAAGGACAATCCAATTCTCAGCCAGAACAGCTATGAAACCATCCAAGAAACCTGTGACTTCTACTGGTTGACTGAGTATGTCCTCCGCTATCAAGTCACAAATGGCGACAAGACTATCCAGTTTATTATCAACTTTGCGGACAGCGATTTTGTTTTTGAAAATGAGGAAAAACAAACCATTCGTTTCAGCTTCCCACCCGTTGACGATAAAAAAGCCCAACAAATCACGCTTGCTGGACAAAGTATTTGTATTTTGGAAGATAAATAGGACCTGAGACCGATTTCATTTTGGATAAACTCGGTTATACTATAAACAATCCTAAATATTTTTCATATCTCCTTAGAACTCATCAGCTTATGCTGGTGAGTTTTTTGCATGATATAAAGCAACCCAGTTCTTGACTGGGTTGTTCATCTTACATTAAGTCTATGATTTTCCGACCAATTCTCTCAATATCATTCTGCATACCTCGAAGTTCAAAGGTATCAATAACAGGGAATCCAAAGCGCTCGGCGTATTGCTTGGCAGTCAAGCAATATTGGTTGTTGAAATTGCGATTGCCTGAACCAACCACACCCAGACAGAGCTCTGCATTGTCCCCAAAAGCGATAAAATCGCCCAGAGGATTGGTCAAAATCTCCACATCTCCGTTATCAACTCCATTTCCGCCCTCCAGATAAGTAGGAAGAAAGGCGACAAAAGGAGCATCCAGCTGGTAAAAGGGAATGTCCTGCTTGACCAGGTCTTTGACATGAACAGTCTCCACCTGCCAGTCGGTCTGGAACTGGAAAAAGTCTTTCAGGCGTTTGACAAAACTCTCTGTATTGCCACTCAGGCTAATATAAACTAGGTAAACGGTTGGTTTCATAAGTCTCCTCTCCGAAGAAAAACACTACATATAGAATACAAATACTATTGTACTCCTATATGTAGTTTTTTGTCAATTAGTCACTTTCCACAAACCGACCAATTATATTGACATTATCCGCTACGGATACAAAAGCCTGAGAATCTGCCTTTTTCATAATTTGCTTAAATTCACTAAACTCCGCACGTGTGATAATAGTAATCAATACCGTTTTTTGCTCATGATTGTAGGCACCCTCCGCACCATTGATGATAGTCACACCGCGATTGAGCTTCTTATGGATTTTCTTGATGACTCGTTCGGGATGATTGGTAATAATCATGGCCTGCATCCGTTTTTGTTTCACGAAAATCGCATCGGTCATCCGACTGGAGATAAACAGCGCAATCATTGAATACAGGGCATATTTCCATCCAAAGGTCATCCCTGCAATCAACATAATCATAATGTTGACAATCAAGGAAATGGAGCCAACTTGTCGTCCCGTCTTCTTGCGAATAATAATAGAGACAATATCAGTACCACCGCTGGATACATTGTTCCTAAGGGCAAAGCCAATCCCAGTTCCCAGCATGAGACCACCAAAAATAGCATTTACTAATGGATCCGTCGTCAGGGTAACTGGCGGCATAAATTGGATAAAGAAAGAACTGAAGGATACCGTAATAAAGGTAAAGATAGTAAATTTATAACCAATTTTATACCAAGCTAAGATAAGCAAGGGGATGTTCAGACCGTAATAGACCACCGCAATCGGTACATTCCAACCAGCGTAAGAAGCTACCAGAGCAGAAACAATCTGTGCAAGACCAGTAACTCCAGACGAATAGACATTCCCTGGTCGAAAGAAAAAATTCACCGCAATACTAGATAGGAGTCCATAAATAATGGACCCCGATATCCGTTCTGCATATTTTTCTCGAGAAATCCCCGAAATAACTGACCAAAATTTATTCTTTCTGGCCTTTCTTAAGAAAAGAACACGCTGTTTTCTGAAAAATTTATTCATTTTCAAGTGTAATATCTAAAGCCAATTCCTCTAATTGAGCTGATGCAACCGTACTTGGTGCCTGTGTCATCGGATCAGATGCCTTGTTATTCTTCGGAAAGGCAATTACTTCACGGATATTGTCCTCACCTGCCAAGAGCATGACAAAACGGTCCAAACCGATAGCCAAGCCACCGTGTGGTGGGAAACCGTAGTCCATAGCTTCGAGCAAGAAACCAAACTGCTCATGGGCATCCTCAGCTGAGAAACCAAGAGCCTTGAACATCCGTTCTTGCATGTCTTTTTGGTTGATACGAAGGCTACCGCCACCCAACTCATAACCATTCAAGACAATATCGTAGGCAACTGCACGCACCTGTGCCAAATCACCATCCAAATGATGAGCCGTTTCTTCTGTAGGCAAGGTGAATGGGTGGTGGGCACTCATGTAGCGACCTTCTTCTTCAGACCACTCAAACATTGGCCAATCCACAATCCAGAGGAAGTTGAACTTGCTTTCGTCAATCAATCCCTGCTCTTTAGCCAAGCGATTACGCAAGGCACCCAAGGTATTGTTGGCAACTTCCAATTCATCTGCCACAAACAGAACTAGGTCCTTGTCTTCAAGTTGTAAACTTGCTGTCAAGTTTGCTGTAATGTCTGTCAAGAACTTAGCAACTGGGCCCGTTAATTCTCCCTTGTCTACTTTAACCCAAGCAAGACCTTTGGCACCAAATTGTTTAGCGTATTCTGTTAATTTATCAATGTCTTTACGTGAGTAGCTATCCGCCACACCCTTGACCACAATGGCTTTGACAACTGGTGCTTCTGAGAAGACTTTGAAGTCAACTTCCTTGACAACCTCTGTCAAGTCTTGCAAAAGCATCTCAAAACGAGTATCTGGTTTGTCAGAACCATAGAAGTTCATCGCATGGTCATAGGACATACGTGGGAAGGGCAAGGTCACATCGATTCCTTTGGTATCTTTCAAGACCTTGGCAATCAAACCCTCTACTACGTCTTGGATCTCAACTTCATTCAAGAATGAGGTTTCCAAATCAACCTGTGTAAACTCAGGTTGACGGTCCCCACGCAAGTCTTCATCACGGAAACACTTAACGATTTGGTAGTAGCGGTCAAAACCTGCATTCATCAAGAGCTGCTTAGTAATCTGCGGACTTTGCGGAAGGGCATAGAAATGACCTTTTGATACACGAGATGGCACCAAGTAGTCACGCGCACCTTCTGGCGTTGATTTGGTCAACATTGGTGTTTCCACATCGATAAATTCAAGCTCGTCTAGGTAGTTACGAATGCTGTGGGTTACGGCTGCACGCAATTTGAAGTTGTTGAGCATTTCTGGACGACGAAGATCTAAATAACGGTAACGAAGGCGGGTATCATCACTAGCTTCAATCCCGTCCTTGATTTCAAATGGAGTCGTCTTGGCCGTGTTCAACACTGTCAAACCGGATACTTGTAGTTCAACAGCTCCTGTTGGGATATTGTCATTAGCTTGCTCACGCTCCACAACTGTTCCTGTCACCTCAATAACAAATTCAGAGCGAAGTCCCTCTGCTTTTGCCATCAATTCCGCATCAACTGACTCAGGATTAATCACCAATTGCATAATACCTTCACGGTCACGTAAGTCAATGAAAATCAAGCCACCCAAGTCACGACGGCGGCCAACCCAACCTTTCAAAGTAATTTCCTGTCCGACATGTTCCTTTCGAACACGTCCTGCATACATAGAACGTTTCATATTCTTCCTCTTTTACTGATTTTATACCTATTCATTCTACCATAAAATGGCTAATTTTTGGGGGAAATTGCCGAGAAAAATCGAAAAACCAGCCCTAACCGACTGGTTTACTATATACCATATCCAAATGCGGAATATCGTCCTCTAGATAGACTTCTGAAACTGGTTCAAAACCAAGGGATTGATAGAATTTTTCTAGGTAGGCTTGGGCCCCGATTTTAATCTGACTTTCCTTCCACTCGGTTGTAATGTAAGCGATAGCTTGCTCCATCATAGGCCGACCCAATCCTTTACCACGATGGCTTGGCTTGATGACCACACGACCGATGGAAACTTCATCATAACTTAGACCAGCCGGCAAGATTCTCAAGTAAGCTACTAAATCTCCTTCATCAGTTCCCAAAAGATGAAGACAGTTTGGATCCTTTCCATCAACTTCAGGATAGGGACAAGCTTGTTCTACAACAAAGACATCCGTTCGCAGTGTCAAGATGCTGTAAAGCTCCTGTAAACTTAATTGGTCAAAGGCCTTGATTTCCCAATTCATATCCTCTCCTAAGGCAAGAAATTGCCTGCACTCTTGTAAATATCGTACCATTCTGGTCGAGTTAGGATAAGCTGGCTAGCCTGGGCAATCTTTTTCAGGCGGTCTGGATTCATAGAGCCAACTATGGTTTGAATGGTAGCTGGATGGCGTAATATCCAGGCAACAACAATGGTTTCATGTGAAACATGGTACCGCTCTGCTATTTCCTCAAGGGTGCGATTGAGCTCTGTATAGTCTGGATGGTTAGCAAAAATCCCCTTTTGTAGGTCAATCAAGAAGGGTGACCAAGCCTGAATAGTGACTTTTTTGAGCTGGCAATAATCAATCAGTCCACCATCCCGCATCGTAGCCACATCATCTTTCATATTGACATGGAGACCCGCATCAATCAGAGGCGTGTGGGCAGGCGACAACTGGAGTTGATTCACAGCCAAGGGCTTATCCAAATAGGACTGGAGAAGTTCCATCTGGTAAATATTCTGGTTGCTGACGCCAAAATGGCGAACCTTACCGGCTTTTTCTAGCAAATAGAAGGCTTCAGCTACCTCCTCTGCCTCCATCAAAGCATCCGGTCGGTGCAAACATAGCACATCCAGATAGTCCGTATCCAAGCGCTCTAAAATCCCATCAACCGACTGCAAAATATAGTCTTTTGAAAAATCAAAATAGCCCTTGCGGATACCGCATTTGGACTGGAGAATGATGTCCTCGCGCCTGATACCCAGCTCCTTCATGGCAGAGGCAAAGCGGATTTCCGATTGACCGCCACCATAAATATCGGCGTGATCGAAAAAGTTTATTCTCTCTTCCAGACTGGTCTCTAAGACCCGACTAGCTTCCTGATCTGACAGGGCTACCATGCGCATACAGCCCAAGGCAATCCGTGATACCTGTAAACCTGTTTGTCCTAATTCTTGCATTGGATACTCCTTTTGAAAACGTTTTTCTATTCTCATTATAGCACAAAAGCCGACAAATGCCGGGTTTTGCAAATCTATGAACAAGTTTTGCACAAACTGTGGAAAACTTGTGTAAAAATGACATTTTCTGTGGAAAACTAGGGTTTCATTTCCATAAAAACCTTCTCCACATCCCTTTCTTGACTTCGTAAAAAGATATGTTCGGCATAATCATAAAGGAAACTCTTAGGATTGACCTTGCTTAGCTCCTTATAAGCCTGGCTAGAATAAACATCCTTTGCCAACCAATTCTGGTCAATCTTTTCACCAGAAAAGTAAGCGCGATTGACTGGTACCATAAACCGAGAAATGCTCTCCGCAACCTCCGTAGAGTACCAACCCTCATCGTGCATCATCCGGTGGACCATAATGTCGCTACTATTGTCAAAAACAGACTGCATATGAGCTGTTAATTCACGCAAATCTGGATTTGTAGGCTGAGCATTTTTTGCCCAAAAAGCCGTATCCAATTGCCCTTTTTGATAATCTAAGCCAGACTTATCCACAGTCACCTGACCTATTACAGCAGGATAGACTGAAAAGGCTCCGTTCACCACCTCAGTATAAGTGGTCTTTCCAAGGTCCTCTGAAACAATGTTCTGGGCATGCGTATGGCCAGAAAAACCAAATTGAACCCCATAGCGATCCAATAGCCGCTTGACATCTATCGCATTATCCAGAGTATAGCCTTTGGACAGCATGTGGTGCTGCCGAAGGACATTGTGGTGAACAACTGGAAGGGCCTGCACACCAGCCTCTTCAGCCGCCTGCAACTGCTCCTCCATCCAGTCTAGCGTCTCCTTCTTAATCCGACCATTGGTCTTTGGACCTCCTTTTCCCATCCCATCGCTGTAGATATTGGAATCCAACATGATAAACCACAGATTAGAAGAAACCTTGCTCAAATAACTAAGAGAATGGGCATCGCGATTGGCCGCTTGATTATAACCAAAATCTGCAAAAATCTCCGCAAAATCCTTATGGGAAACCTGAGCAACCACTTCCTGCTGGTCTCCCTTAAAGGCGCGCGCCCAGCCACTGGCTATATCATGATTTCCGGGTATCACCTGCACCTGGGTACCAGCTTTCTCCATCTTCCCAAAATACTCCGCCAACTCCAGCATGCTCTGCTTTTCACCATTGAGGGTCAAATCTCCACTGACCAGCAAATGCTTGGGCTTATCCCGTTTGACCTGCTCCAAAAGAGCATCCATCCGCTCTTTTCCATAGCGGAGCTCCTTACCAGCAGCCGTCTTTTCGATATAGGAGAAAGCCTCTCCTGAATCAAATAAAGTTGGTGACAGATAATGGAGATCACTGATAATCCAAATTTGATCCTCCTTGGTCAAGGTAACGCTTGGATAGGCAGCGACCGATTGATGAAAAGAAAGACGCCAAACCAAAATCAGGCTAAGCAATAAAACAATTGGGATAACTTTTTTCTTCATAACTCCAGTATATCATTGATAAAATTTACCAACAAGAAAAGGCTCCTAAGAACCTTTTCAAATTGAAAAATCAGTTTAACTTCGTCATTATTTTGCAAACTCTGCTGCCTTCATACCTGCCTGACGGCCAAATACGATAATGTCCGCCACCGCATTACCACCAATACGGTTTTGGCCGTGAACACCACCAGTAACTTCTCCAGCAGCATAGAGTCCTGTAATCGCTGAACCATCTGTCTTCAATACTTCCGCGTTTGTATTAATTTTCACACCACCCATTGTATGGTGAACGCCAGGTGCTACTTTAATTGCATGATAAGAACCTGTATTCAAAGCATTGTCCATACCAGATGTACGACCAAACGCTGCATCATTTTTATCAGCTACAGCCTTATTCCACACATCAAGTGTAGCTTGTAGTTTATCAGCCGGAACACCAATTTCCTTAGCTAAGTCTGCTAGAGTAGCACCAGTTTTCACAAGGCCTTTCTCTTCATACTGTGCAATTGCCTTCACACGTTCTTTTAAAGCGTCGTCAAAAATGACATAGGCATGGTTTGGATCCAAGGCATTGATGGCCGCTGAAACTTTATCTCGAGTTTCCAATTCATTAACGAAGCGATCACCATTTGCATCGACAAGAATAGCACCTTCCCCACGAACAGCTTCCGTAATCAAGTAAGAAGTTTCTTGCTCAACAGTTGGGTGAATTTGGATTTGTTCCATATCAACTGTTGCTGCACCTTTTGATTCCGCAAGAGCAATACCATCACCAGTTGAACCTTCTTGGTTGGTCGTCACGTACCCCTCCAATGCTGGATTTAATTTGGCAACCATCTCTAAATCCGCGCCAAAACCACCTGTAGCTAATACCACTGCCTTAGCTGAAATTTTCTTGGTTTCACCAGCAATCTCAACTTCAACACCTGTTACAGCCCCGTCTTTATCTTGGAGTTTTGTAACATCTGCATTAACAAAAATTGGTACTTCACGTTCAACAAGATTGTGGTAAAGACCATTTACCAAGTAGCCACCAACAGCTGAACCATCTGCTGGACGGTGTGTACGTTTTTCACTCATACCACCTGTAGTAGTCAAGTTACTAAGAGTAATACCCAACCCATCCAACCAGTCAATTGCACTAGCTGAATTGTCGACAAGATAACGAAGCAATTCGGGATCGTTTGTTCCCTTACCACCCTTCAAAGTTTCTTCATAGAATTTATCATTTGTATCAGCAATTCCTTCTGCTTCCTGGAATTTGGTTTGAGAAGCATTCATGCCGGCTGATGATTTAGCAGTATTACCACCAATAACTGGCATTTTTTCTAATAATACTACGCTAGCACCTGCATCTTTTGCTGAAATTGCAGCAGACATCCCTGCTCCACCAGAACCCACGACGATTACATCATAGCTGTCTTTCAATTCGGATGGATCCGTGTATTCCTTCACGGATGCACCAGAAACGGCTTCTTCTTTAGAAGATGAAGTTGTTGTACTAGACGTCGTTGACGTAGCTGAATTCTCTGCTTTACCACCGCAAGCAACCAAAAATAGAGCTGCAAGAAAAGCAAAAACAATACGTAACCATAGGTTTTTCTTCATAAGTTCCTCCTGTTTGTTGAGATATTCACATTATATCATTTTGTTTAATTTATTTCAATATATATTCTAAAGGAACAAATGAAATTGTGCAGTAAAACCAAAAATGCACAAGCTATTGCCAGTGCATTCTTATTACTTGTCTTATTTGTCGAATTGTGCAAAAAATTGCTCAATTTCTTCTATTGTAGCCTGACTACCTTTTTGAAGTATGGAAACTGCTTTTCCTCCTTCAATATATAACAAGCTTGGAACCGTTTCGATACCACTTGCCTTTAGAAACTGCTCTAATTGACCAGTTGGATCTTCTTCACTATCCAAATAATAGACAGTTTGTTGTGTTTGTTCAACTGTTTGACTCAATTTGGGAACAAAGGCTCTACAATATTGACAAGATTCCCGACCAACATACAAGAAAAATGAATCCTTGTTTGCTAATTTATTCTCTACTTGGTCAATACTTAGTTCTTGATAAGACTTAACAGCTTCCGCATATTCAGACGCAGCATTAACAGGTTGACTTGTTGACTTGACAAAGTAAATGATTGATGTCAGACCGAGAATGACTAGTACAATGCCAATGAATTTTCGTACCATTTTTCCTCCTAATTGATATGGAAAAAGCCCAGAATAGGGCTTTTAACTTTGAACAAATCTTAGAGCATTTTGTTGTAGAATTCTACGACAAGTGCTTCGTTGATTTCTGGGTTGATTTCATCGCGCTCTGGCAAGCGAGTCAATGAACCTTCCAATTTTTCAGCATCGAATGATACGAAAGCTGGACGGCCAAGAGTTGCTTCAACAGCCTCAAGGATAGCTGGAACTTTGATTGACTTCTCACGAACTGAGATTACTTGACCAACTTCAACGCGGTATGAAGGGATGTCAACGCGTTTGCCGTCAACAAGGATGTGACCGTGGTTTACGAATTGACGTGCTTGACGACGAGTAGTTGCCAAACCAAGACGGTACACAACGTTGTCCAAACGACGCTCCAAAAGAAGCATGAAGTTGAAACCAAGAGTACCTTGTTTGATTTTAGTTGCTTGTACGAACAAGTTACGGAATTGTTTTTCACCCAAACCGTAAGAGAAACGCAATTTTTGTTTCTCAGCCAATTGCAAACCGTATTCTGACAATTTAGATCGGTTGTTTGGTCCGTGTTGACCTGGTACGTAGTTACGACGTGCCAATTCTTTACCTGTACCTGTCAATGACAAGCCAAGACGACGAGCTTGTTTCCAAGATGGTCCTGTATAACGTGACATGTGTTATGTCCTCCTAAAATAAAATATAAAAATTATTTGTAGGAAATAACGTTTTAAGCAAACCTGATTCGTGCAGGAGGCCTTCATCGAAACAGCAACGATTACTCTTCTTGCTGACCTTCTGTTGACGAGCTTCATTTTGCCCTGCTGTTATTTCGCACAAAGATTAGTATAACACAAAAAAAAGGCTCTGTAAAGCCTTTATATTAGTTAATCCAAATAATGAATCAAAATCTTCTCCGTCAAGATGTCTGAGTAGGTATAAGATTCCACAAAGGTATTGTTGGGATCCTCATACTCCACAATAAAGAGTGACTGATAGACCTCGATAATCCGACCTTGCTTGTTTTTTTCACGCTTACGCCCATTCTCCAGGGTCAATTCCACAATTTGTCCTTCATGGTCCTTAATATCCTGTTTGATTTGCTTCATCTTGGCAACATCTGTAAATGCATCACTCATGCTCTATCCATCCTCTCTCTTGGAAATACTTGCAAATTTATTATACTCTTTTTGGAACATGAGTTCCACGGTGCCACGCGCACCCGAACGGTTTTTCTCGATGATAACCTCGACCGTATTATTGGGAATACCACCGTCTTCCTGCTCACCCCGCTCATAATAATCATCACGGTAGAGGAAGGCAACAATATCCGCATCCTGCTCAATCGAACCCGATTCACGAATATCAGAAAGAACTGGACGTTTGTCCTGCCGTTGCTCAACTCCACGAGACAGCTGACTGAGGGCAATAACCGGCACTTTCAATTCCTTGGCCAGAATTTTCAGCTGACGGGAAATCTCCGAAACCTCTTGTTGCCGGTTTTCGCGACCAGTCCCTGTAATCAACTGCAAATAGTCAATCAAAATCAGACCGAGATTGCCAGTTTCTTGGGCCAATTTCCTCGACCGCGAGCGAATCTCCGTAATTTTGATACCCGGCGTATCGTCGATATAAATGCTAGCCCGCGCTAAATTGGCTTGAGCCACCATATACTTGTTCCACTCTTCTTGAGTCAAGTGACCCGTACGAATGGCACGCG
The sequence above is a segment of the Streptococcus suis genome. Coding sequences within it:
- a CDS encoding aldo/keto reductase gives rise to the protein MQELGQTGLQVSRIALGCMRMVALSDQEASRVLETSLEERINFFDHADIYGGGQSEIRFASAMKELGIRREDIILQSKCGIRKGYFDFSKDYILQSVDGILERLDTDYLDVLCLHRPDALMEAEEVAEAFYLLEKAGKVRHFGVSNQNIYQMELLQSYLDKPLAVNQLQLSPAHTPLIDAGLHVNMKDDVATMRDGGLIDYCQLKKVTIQAWSPFLIDLQKGIFANHPDYTELNRTLEEIAERYHVSHETIVVAWILRHPATIQTIVGSMNPDRLKKIAQASQLILTRPEWYDIYKSAGNFLP
- the aspS gene encoding aspartate--tRNA ligase, giving the protein MKRSMYAGRVRKEHVGQEITLKGWVGRRRDLGGLIFIDLRDREGIMQLVINPESVDAELMAKAEGLRSEFVIEVTGTVVEREQANDNIPTGAVELQVSGLTVLNTAKTTPFEIKDGIEASDDTRLRYRYLDLRRPEMLNNFKLRAAVTHSIRNYLDELEFIDVETPMLTKSTPEGARDYLVPSRVSKGHFYALPQSPQITKQLLMNAGFDRYYQIVKCFRDEDLRGDRQPEFTQVDLETSFLNEVEIQDVVEGLIAKVLKDTKGIDVTLPFPRMSYDHAMNFYGSDKPDTRFEMLLQDLTEVVKEVDFKVFSEAPVVKAIVVKGVADSYSRKDIDKLTEYAKQFGAKGLAWVKVDKGELTGPVAKFLTDITANLTASLQLEDKDLVLFVADELEVANNTLGALRNRLAKEQGLIDESKFNFLWIVDWPMFEWSEEEGRYMSAHHPFTLPTEETAHHLDGDLAQVRAVAYDIVLNGYELGGGSLRINQKDMQERMFKALGFSAEDAHEQFGFLLEAMDYGFPPHGGLAIGLDRFVMLLAGEDNIREVIAFPKNNKASDPMTQAPSTVASAQLEELALDITLENE
- the pulA gene encoding type I pullulanase; the encoded protein is MALRQFQAFLDDVATIRLVMEKRFDTEHMSFSLESDDATSQLFIHSCLEVENLVLYYLTSLHALNLDKDYAIYDQDRNKTELGYGHIVRSAIFEQNYTYDGSDLGATYSPQSTSFKLWAPISKQVFLVLEGTPYAMTKGSKGVWQVTVEGDLDSQSYHYLHKVNGEWISVHDPYALSSQANSGDSYVINPNKLHKVRRAKTQRPISQAIVYEMSVRDFSWQTEAGFKHRSQFLGLTESPVLDGMKLGMDYIKNLGVTHIQLLPVYDFGSIDENKPQAVYNWGYDPMQYNLPEGSFSSLPDDPYARILELQEAIQAYHDADISVNMDVVYNHVYHAEKYAFELIVPGYFYRYNEHGMRTDGTFCGNDVASERSMVRNYIKQSLRQWTSIYGFDGFRFDLMGILDSQTINQIQEELSAIHPNIYLYGEGWKMATGLDYEKLAHQYNADQLPEVSFFNDDYRDTFKKLLLNPTRLVDKQLHEKVQHLLTGSRYSHFITPQQSLNYIECHDNATAFDYFHIEHPDWTPQQQKRAASFGLQLVLISQGMAFIHSGQEFFRTKDEIDNSYNIPDRINRLDWTRAIRYKEHIQFIQELIAFRKDNPILSQNSYETIQETCDFYWLTEYVLRYQVTNGDKTIQFIINFADSDFVFENEEKQTIRFSFPPVDDKKAQQITLAGQSICILEDK
- a CDS encoding flavocytochrome c, with product MKKNLWLRIVFAFLAALFLVACGGKAENSATSTTSSTTTSSSKEEAVSGASVKEYTDPSELKDSYDVIVVGSGGAGMSAAISAKDAGASVVLLEKMPVIGGNTAKSSAGMNASQTKFQEAEGIADTNDKFYEETLKGGKGTNDPELLRYLVDNSASAIDWLDGLGITLSNLTTTGGMSEKRTHRPADGSAVGGYLVNGLYHNLVEREVPIFVNADVTKLQDKDGAVTGVEVEIAGETKKISAKAVVLATGGFGADLEMVAKLNPALEGYVTTNQEGSTGDGIALAESKGAATVDMEQIQIHPTVEQETSYLITEAVRGEGAILVDANGDRFVNELETRDKVSAAINALDPNHAYVIFDDALKERVKAIAQYEEKGLVKTGATLADLAKEIGVPADKLQATLDVWNKAVADKNDAAFGRTSGMDNALNTGSYHAIKVAPGVHHTMGGVKINTNAEVLKTDGSAITGLYAAGEVTGGVHGQNRIGGNAVADIIVFGRQAGMKAAEFAK
- a CDS encoding thioredoxin family protein, whose amino-acid sequence is MVRKFIGIVLVILGLTSIIYFVKSTSQPVNAASEYAEAVKSYQELSIDQVENKLANKDSFFLYVGRESCQYCRAFVPKLSQTVEQTQQTVYYLDSEEDPTGQLEQFLKASGIETVPSLLYIEGGKAVSILQKGSQATIEEIEQFFAQFDK
- a CDS encoding metallophosphoesterase, with protein sequence MKKKVIPIVLLLSLILVWRLSFHQSVAAYPSVTLTKEDQIWIISDLHYLSPTLFDSGEAFSYIEKTAAGKELRYGKERMDALLEQVKRDKPKHLLVSGDLTLNGEKQSMLELAEYFGKMEKAGTQVQVIPGNHDIASGWARAFKGDQQEVVAQVSHKDFAEIFADFGYNQAANRDAHSLSYLSKVSSNLWFIMLDSNIYSDGMGKGGPKTNGRIKKETLDWMEEQLQAAEEAGVQALPVVHHNVLRQHHMLSKGYTLDNAIDVKRLLDRYGVQFGFSGHTHAQNIVSEDLGKTTYTEVVNGAFSVYPAVIGQVTVDKSGLDYQKGQLDTAFWAKNAQPTNPDLRELTAHMQSVFDNSSDIMVHRMMHDEGWYSTEVAESISRFMVPVNRAYFSGEKIDQNWLAKDVYSSQAYKELSKVNPKSFLYDYAEHIFLRSQERDVEKVFMEMKP
- the nrdI gene encoding class Ib ribonucleoside-diphosphate reductase assembly flavoprotein NrdI, with product MKPTVYLVYISLSGNTESFVKRLKDFFQFQTDWQVETVHVKDLVKQDIPFYQLDAPFVAFLPTYLEGGNGVDNGDVEILTNPLGDFIAFGDNAELCLGVVGSGNRNFNNQYCLTAKQYAERFGFPVIDTFELRGMQNDIERIGRKIIDLM
- a CDS encoding YitT family protein, whose translation is MNKFFRKQRVLFLRKARKNKFWSVISGISREKYAERISGSIIYGLLSSIAVNFFFRPGNVYSSGVTGLAQIVSALVASYAGWNVPIAVVYYGLNIPLLILAWYKIGYKFTIFTFITVSFSSFFIQFMPPVTLTTDPLVNAIFGGLMLGTGIGFALRNNVSSGGTDIVSIIIRKKTGRQVGSISLIVNIMIMLIAGMTFGWKYALYSMIALFISSRMTDAIFVKQKRMQAMIITNHPERVIKKIHKKLNRGVTIINGAEGAYNHEQKTVLITIITRAEFSEFKQIMKKADSQAFVSVADNVNIIGRFVESD
- a CDS encoding GNAT family N-acetyltransferase, whose amino-acid sequence is MNWEIKAFDQLSLQELYSILTLRTDVFVVEQACPYPEVDGKDPNCLHLLGTDEGDLVAYLRILPAGLSYDEVSIGRVVIKPSHRGKGLGRPMMEQAIAYITTEWKESQIKIGAQAYLEKFYQSLGFEPVSEVYLEDDIPHLDMVYSKPVG